Within Xiphias gladius isolate SHS-SW01 ecotype Sanya breed wild chromosome 14, ASM1685928v1, whole genome shotgun sequence, the genomic segment GCATGTCACGCTGGCCAGAGAGTGGGACTGACCTGTTTACTTTGTTACAGTCACAGAACGAAGTCTAAAGCTGTGCAGACAGGATCTTTAGTTCCTGAAGAGATGTCGTCCCAAGTCAGACTGAGGCTCCTGCCGAGTGCCAGATGTTTGTTCGACGAGCCCGTTCAGGTGAAACAAGATAAGGTGAGTTATTTGAAATGGctgagagtgtttgtgttcttACCAGTTAAAAAAGACACATCTGCAATTTTTATCCTTGTTCCATtttataatttagtttttttactATTTGAAAATTTACACCTATGATTAGTCTACTTTAAGGTCTGAACTAGCCCGTTTGgttttgatgggtttttttttttttggatgaagtTTGAGTTTCTGCAGGTAGATGGCACTATTTCCAAATGCTGTTTCCTCTTGCTCTGGCATGTCACGCTGGCCAGAAAGTGGGACTGGCCTGTTTACTTTGTTACAGTCACATAACGCAGTCTAAAGCTGTGCAGACAGGATCTTTAGTTCCTGAAGAGATGTCGTCCCAAGTCAGACTGAGGCTGCTGCCGAGGGCCAGATGTTTGTTCGACGAGCCCGTTCAGGTGAAGGTGGCCGGGCTGAGGTCGAGGCAGGTGGTCACCCTGAGAGCCGGATCAACAGATGAGAAGGGAGTGCTGTTCAGATCCTCGGCCACCTACAGGGCTGATGAGACCGGGGCGATCGACCTGGACAGAGACCCCTCACTCAGCGGGAGCTACGTCGGAGTTGAACCCATGGGTCTGCTGTGGTCAATGAAGGCAGACACTTTGCACAAAAGGTTTCAAAAAACGAATTCACTAAACCCCCACGTGGTGAAGTTCTCTGTGCATGAGGAGGAGAGCGAAGGAAGAATTCTGGCAGAGGCGACTAACGAGAGGTGTCTGACCAGACAGGGGGTCAGCCGGCTCCCCGTCAAAGAGGGGAATATTCGTGGAGTCCTGTTCACTCCCCCGGGTTGGTGGCTCTCAGCTTACTCTTTAGTTTAATAACAGCCTAATAGAGTCTTGCTAtgagtgtcccagtaagcccTGACGGTGGGACAGTGAGCCAGCAGGCACAATACCAGGCCCCTGAAACCAGCTGAAATAAAAGGAATGTGGCTGTCATGAAAGTCCTTAATTAAAGGAGGTCATGTAATCAGCCTTgtatgttggtttgtctgtttgtttattggtttgtttatttgtcaacaggTTTATGCAAGAAGTACTGAACCGCTTTGCACCAAACGCGGTGGAGaaatggggcatgggccagggaagagcccacaaaattttggtgcagatctggatcatttacaatgaatttgattttttttccactgaagtttggtttatgttgtttgacattggccttgacACTTCATCGAAAGGATGCACATTATGTAAGATCTACAACTTAGTATGACCTACAGACTTTGACTCGAATGTGTCTTATGGTCCAGGAGAAGGTCCGTTCCCTGCCGTGTTGGATGTGTGCACCTTTATGTGTGAGAAAAGAGCCAGTCTCCTGGCCAACAGAGGGTTTGTGGTTCTGGCTGTAGCGGTGTACAATGAAGAGCCTGACAACGTCAAAAACATCCATCTGGACTACTTTGAAGAAGCAGTGGGTTTCTTACTAAGACAAACCAAGGTAAGTTGTTTGAGTAACTTTTAATGACCGCAGCATAAAGTAACAAGCCTTTGATTTTGACTctgattttgaaaaagaaagaaaaacattctaTTGGGggtttagttaaaaaaaaaaaaaaaaggagggataCACTAAAATTAAGTGACTATTATGTGCAACTTTGGTGCCCCATTTCTTTAAGCATGTTCATTCCTATAATATCAGTTAATACAACAAACGCAAGATATCTTTATTGTCatggggttttatttttttattttacagtttactaATTATGTCTGcaatacagttgttttttttttacaatgattGAGCCCCTATGCTTGAGGAGACCTCCACATTACACCCAGTTTTGACATTGTTATCCTGATTCACCTTCATAGTCCAGTTCCCAAGCATTGGGAGGTTTTATCACCTCTAATGTGTATGTTTTCCTTCACAGGTGGGCAGCAAAGGAGTTGGTGTAGTATCTCGATCAAAGGGAGGAGATATTGCTCTTTCCATTGCTGCTTTTTTGCCGGGGGTTGAGGCCGCAGTGTGGATTAACGGTTGCAACGGCAATTTGGCCGTTCCTCTCTACTATAAGAACTGCCAAATCCTCTCACCGATTCTGTTTGATCATAGCAAGGTCATTCCCACTGATTCGGGAGCCAGCATAGTCAAGTATGGTGCTAAAAATCCCCTGGCCGAGGAGAACAAGGCCAGTCTGGTCCCCATTGAACGAGCAAAGGGGCATTTCCTCTTTGCAGCTGGAGAGGAAGACCTCCAGTGGGACAGCAAGGCTTACATGGGCCAGATGGTGGATAGACTGAAGCGTCATGGGAAGGAGAACTTTGAGAGTCTGAGTTACCCAAGAGCTGGACACTTACTGGAGCCACCTTATGGACCCTACTGCCTCTCCAGCTTTCATGGGGTTGTGGATATACCAGTCCTGTGGGGGGGTGAGCCCAGGTCCCACGCAGCAGCTGAAGTCCACCTGTGGAAGAAGATCCAGGAGTTCTTGAGAACTCACCTGAGCTGTGATGCTACACGGTCTAAAGCCAAGTTATAGATGCAAATAGGATGATAGGAAAGACTTAGGAGGAGATAAATCCCGACATCTTCGCTGACAATTACATAACTGTGGATAATTATATATCATGGATTAATGTTTTGTGATGAAGTGAACGATTTAGCTGATAGAGCATTTAATATTTCACACATTAAAAGATTACGACTGAACCTGATGCAgggtttttacatttaaaagagatattgttaaaatattttaatgcattaataaGCACAATCAGCCCATGAGTCTGTGTTatgatttaaaaggaaaatgtaaaatacaaatttaagaTGAAAATGCCAGGTGCCATTTAAAGATTGCTAAATTGTGAGACAGAAGCTGATAAAAATGCGAAAACATCAAGTGGCTCTGTTGGAGAAGTGATACATTTTCCAACGGCAATAACATTTTTGGTAAAAGAGGTGTCTGAGTTTAATGAATAACAAAGCATTCAAATAATTGAGCTTCTCTAGTGGAGAGGCTTGAAAAGGCTTACCTCCGAGGGAGCTGTTTATAATGGAAGTCTCAAAGTGCAGTGTGGGGTGCTTTCAGTGCCTTTTGCACGTCGTAGCGAATTAAGCAGTTATCTGACCGTTTGAGGATTAGACCTACGTCTGCCCGTCAACAGAAATGTGGTTTGAAGTCTTGACTCAGGGTGCAGCtctgtgttgtatttgtttgttggtCAACTCCAGATTAACTCTAACTATAAAGTAGCAGTTGTTTTACTGAATGCGGCTAGAAAGTGATGGCCTTATATCTCCGTACATGTTACTTCCCTTCCCGTCTCTGTGAACATCCAggcatgtgtgggtgtgtttatcTGATtggattagggctgcaactagcaattattttcatgtaataGATATATAGCAATTTTTTTGTCACTCAATCTGTTAGTCTACAGTGTAACGTGTCAGAAAATTATGAATTGTGTGCATAgaaagtttctttttcaaattacttttgtctgttttgtctgaccaacagtccaaaaacaaaagatattcCATTTAGAATCAtatacaaacaaagaaaagcagcaaacccatgacttaaatgattaattgaacaattgaaatatttaaaatcagaaaagtGGTCATTTTTCTGGCCATTTTTCTTTTGCCCATTCTCTGCCCCCCCCTCAATTGTCTTTGTGTTCGGAGCCTGTCAGTCATCGGTCTGGCCACTAGAGAGCGGTATAAGCCTCGTTACCAAGGCCCCCACTGTGGTGCTCGGCACAGACGCGATACCGCCGGCACcactttttttgggggggggcttcaCTGTCTGCTCTCATTTCTCACACTGctttagtttcattttgagCACgatatgactttaaaaaaaaaacaaaaaactgcattcacaaaatgatcaaaatccaAGACAAATTTATGCTTTTTAGATTAAGTTAAAAATCGGCATAAACCTATGTTATTTAAAAGTCTCTTCCTCACTGCTATAACAGCTCTTCCTCGGAAGTCTACTGAATTCTTCCTGCTTCCTGCGATGACATAAATGCGACACTTCCTTTTGCTGCTCTCAATTAAAGCTCTTCACGGCTCATGCAACgtgaggcttttattgtgaaacagcGACACCTTCCGGTGAGGTTGTTCCTGAACATCAGGAAGAAGATAACTTTTCTatctggggggggggagaaaaaagaaaagaaaaaaaaacgcccGTGAAAACAGTTCGTctcactgtttattttctttttttgtgtgtctttgtttgctttttaacaaATGATATTTGCTTTAGATATTGCTGGGagtgaaaataacaaacaaacagagattaAAAGGCGCGAGTGGACACTTGACGGACGTGGACCCACTAAAGTAAGAAACGGGTGTTTTTTATCTCAACCGTTTGAAATCCGAGGGGAGTAGCCTACTGTAAAGACTAGGGTGTTAGAAGAGCTTAAGCTTTACCGGCTCTCCTAACGAAATGTAAGCCAGACGAGTGTTCTGAAACCCTCTTTTTCCGGAGAGCAGTTCTAAGCTAACACCATTTTTCTCCCGTCCACGATAGCGCTTCGCGGTAAGCCGTAAAGCCGTCCGTTGGTGTCGGGCCGAAGGACGGACTCTGCCGACCTCCGGCAGTAGGGACGCGAACGACGACAGTAGCCGATTGTGTGAATCGATCATGTTCGTGTCAACCAGCCACGGCCGAAGCCAGAGCAATGCCTCTTTTGCCTCGTTCCCGTTGccctttcctctgttttccagCCATCCTGTCTCAGCCCGTGTCTTGAGAGTTCTAGTGAGGAAGTTTAATCTGTCTACGCTGCGTGAACCGAGGGAAAACTACGGCAGGGGCCCACGGGGTTGGCAAAAAACGTTCAGTGACGATTTCATTAACGACCACGTCCCTATTTCAAAACTTACAGCATCCGGGGCTGTCAAAGAGAAAGTGGGGTACACTGCTAATGGAGTTACTAAGTGAACTAAACAGAATCAAAACACACTTGCTGCACACAATGTGATCtaggggccttttttttttttttaacatttttatcaatcACTCAATCGGCAGCGATTTTAATAGCCGTTAGGGtcatttttcaaccaaaaaatgGCCAAACATCCACTGGTCTCAGCTTCTCTGAGGATGAGATTTGCTTCTGTTCCTCGTCGTGGAAGACAGCTAGCTGTCACCGTAGGCTCCGAGGACATCGGGCATTATTTACTGTTCTCTGGTGTGTAatagactaaatgattgatCGGCGAATTAAGGATATCACCTGCGGATCAATTgatcatgaaatgaaatgttaatcGCAGGCCTAACTTGGTCTGTATCATCACTGTTTGTAACACAAGTGTGACTACTCCAAACTTAAGCcactataataataaaataatgctCGCAGCAAGATCTGATGTTTGGTGTAGTTTTATTATACAGGGGCATTATTGTAGaaatattttctacaaatgTGTGTGGAGACTTGTTTAACTGTATctcaagctgtgtgtgtgtgtgtgtgtgtgtgtgtactcagatttgtgaatgtgtgcaaGAATCTGTAAAGGCCTAGCCTgacatgtgaatgtgtgaaagaCCCGGTACGTGTGtatacaaatttaaattcagttttctttttatacattCACAAATCTGAGAACAAACATACAGACTAATATAGTTTGAGTCTATTTAGTTTTTATAAGGCAAGATATTGTTATTACGATTATGTCCACAACAACTACTGTCACAGCAAAAAGGGAGAGAATCCAAACCTCCTTAGAAACCTCTTAATGATCTTCCTCTTATGCCCAGTATGTTAAGCATTGTCCAGATATTGCAACAGCCCAGTGAGCTGAAACGTTGAGTGACATTTGCTTAGTGTGctttacacacatgcacccgCATTCCTTGGAGGAACGTCCTGTGCTGTAGCAACAGTTCAGAGAAAAACGTTTACAAACAGTGAAGCACAGAGGGGAACCTTAAACCCAAagttaatcattttctttttcaatgaaCAGCCAATCTTCATCACTTCTGCTTCCACGTAAGTAATGAACCCTCTTCCATGCCAAACCATTTTCCTCACCAGCCAGATCAGAGTTAATTTGTCCAGTGCTATTTCTAAATGCCCTCTGATTTTTGGCTCCGCAGTTATCAGCTGCCTCGTCATCCTCTGTTAAAGggacagcaaacacacatctTTATGTGTCGTTTGCTTTTGTGTCCGAGAGGGAAGACACTGATCAAATACAAAAAGCGCATTGATGAGGACTGCGTGGGTTTTGACAGTGCAAACACATATGCGGTTGCTTTAACCAGTGGTCCATCATCTGAGCACAGGACACCCGTATGTCTGTGCATTCTCGTGCTtaacttttctttctgctgtacTTTCACCAAATCCGGgaactttttcacatttgccACTTTAGATAAGAACTCTTGACTAAATAGCTAAAAAGTTATGATTATTGTGACAAACTGTTGTCAAGATGCTTATTTACTGAATAGCATAGGTGCAGTATAGCTGTTACAATGAATGCAGTGAAACAATTTAGAATGTGTGTATTAGAGGGACACTTAGATATTAATGGTGTAAAGGTGGCAGGGTCCTTGCAGTTATGgttgatattttttgtgtctgCTATGTCACGCTGGCCAGAAAGTGGTACTGACCTGTTTACTTTGTTACAGTCACAGAACGAAGTCTAAAGCTGTGCAGACAGGATCTTTAGTTCCTGAAGAGATGTCGTCCCAAGTCAGACTGAGGCTCCTGCCGAGTGCCAGATGTTTGTTCGACGAGCCCGTTCAGGTGAAGGTGGCCGGGCTGAGGTCGAGGCAGGTGGTCACCCTGAGAGCCGGATCAACAGACGAGAGGGGAGTGCTGTTCAGATCCTCAGCCACCTACAGGGCTGATGAGACCGGGGAGATCGACCTGGACA encodes:
- the LOC120798549 gene encoding acyl-coenzyme A thioesterase 1-like, which encodes MLFPLALACHAGQKVGLACLLCYSHITQSKAVQTGSLVPEEMSSQVRLRLLPRARCLFDEPVQVKVAGLRSRQVVTLRAGSTDEKGVLFRSSATYRADETGAIDLDRDPSLSGSYVGVEPMGLLWSMKADTLHKRFQKTNSLNPHVVKFSVHEEESEGRILAEATNERCLTRQGVSRLPVKEGNIRGVLFTPPGEGPFPAVLDVCTFMCEKRASLLANRGFVVLAVAVYNEEPDNVKNIHLDYFEEAVGFLLRQTKVGSKGVGVVSRSKGGDIALSIAAFLPGVEAAVWINGCNGNLAVPLYYKNCQILSPILFDHSKVIPTDSGASIVKYGAKNPLAEENKASLVPIERAKGHFLFAAGEEDLQWDSKAYMGQMVDRLKRHGKENFESLSYPRAGHLLEPPYGPYCLSSFHGVVDIPVLWGGEPRSHAAAEVHLWKKIQEFLRTHLSCDATRSKAKL